A segment of the Nostoc sp. TCL26-01 genome:
ATACACTCGCTTGGGCGCAAAAATCCCCAAGGGTGTGTTATTAATCGGCCCTCCAGGTACAGGTAAAACATTACTAGCAAAAGCGATCGCAGGTGAAGCGGGAGTGCCGTTTTTTAGTATTTCTGGCTCAGAATTTATCGAGTTATTTGTGGGTATTGGTGCAGCACGGGTACGTAATTTATTTGAGCAAGCCAAACAACAAGCGCCTTGTATCGTGTTTATTGATGAGTTAGATGCTTTAGGTAAATCACGAGGCGGAACTGGCCCGATTATCGGTGGTAATGATGAGCGAGAACAAACTCTCAACCAATTACTATCGGAAATGGATGGTTTTGATCCCAACACAGGTGTGATTTTGTTAGCTGCAACCAACCGTCCAGAAGTGTTAGATCCGGCGTTGCGTCGTCCTGGTCGATTTGACAGGCAAATTTTGGTAGACCATCCAGATAAAATAGGCAGAGAAGCTATTCTCAAAATTCATGCCAAATACGTCAAGTTAGCCACTGATGTAGACTTAACTAAATTAGCTGCCAGAACTCCCGGATTTGCTGGCGCAGATTTAGCCAACCTCGTCAATGAAGCCGCACTCTTAGCAGCCCGACGCAACCATGAACAGGTGATTATGGCTGATTTCCAGGAAGCAATTGAGCGATTGTTAACAGGTTTAGAGAAAAAGTCACGGGTATTGAGTGAAATGGAGAAGAAAACAGTTGCCTATCATGAAGTTGGTCATGCGTTGATTGGGGTTTTAATGCCTAGTGCAGGGAGTGTGGAAAAAATTTCTGTTGTACCGCGTGGTATAGGTGCGTTGGGCTATACATTGCAATTACCAGAAGAAGACCGTTTTTTGATGACAGAAGATGAAATTCGTGGCAGAATTGTTGCTCTTTTAGGTGGACGTTCGGCAGAAGAATTAACTTTTGGCAGGGTTTCTACTGGTGCTAGCGATGATATTCAAAAAGCCACTGATTTAGCTGAACGGTTTGTCACACTCTATGGTATGAGTCAGAAACTAGGGCCAATTGCCTTTGAGAAGATACAACAACAGTTTTTAGAAGGGTTTACTAATCCTCGTCGGCCAGTGAGTCAAAAGATTTCTGAGGTGATTGATTGGGAAGTAAAAGAAATAGTGGATGGGGCGCATCAAATTGCTTTGAAGATTTTGATAACTAATCAAGAACTATTACGAGAAACATCTGAAATCTTATTAGAAAAGGAAGTTTTGGAGGGGGAAGAATTGCGATCGCATCTCCACCGTGTCCAAAAACCCCCAGAAATGGATGAATGGTTGCAAACAGGATTGCTTTCTTTGCCAGCGTAGAAATTTGGGCTTAATTAACGAATGCCATCATTATCTATGGCGTTGTATGTGTCATCGGGTGAGAGTCCCAACCAAGGATCAGAATTAGGCGTGAGAAATAGTTGAGAGTATACCTTTTCGTTTAAGATTGTGATATTACTCGTCTGATTATTTGTCATAAACCACTGATGAATTTGACTGTGTAGCATATATTCATTTCTGACTGTATCTATAGCCATTGCCGTTTCAAATTTATTCACCAATTTTGACAGATTATCTGTGGGAGTTTTAGCGGACTGGAATCTTTTTGCTTTGATCAAAGCAATGCTATTTTGATCTAGTTTGGCATCAGCTAGATAAAGTTGCCCTAGCTTGTTCCAAGCTTCCTCATCAGTAACTTTTGCTAAGGTATCAGGGCTGTTAGGTTGTATATTTCTGAGTAGTGGACGCTCTACAATCATCTTGGAAACTGCCAAAGAACCTGCGACTGTTGCTGTTGGTTGAGTCGTGTTACTTGGTGATGCCGTCAGCCTGGGGGGAGAACTGATACCCAACTTCGATAAATCATTTGTCCACTGGGTTTGGATAGCTTGCAGGCGATCGCTATGATATTTTTGTAAGAAGCGATCGCGATTGACACCAGCAAGTTGACGATATTCCTTAGCTGCTACCTCAGCTTGTTGCAATTGGCGTAAAAAAGCTTTGGGACTATACAATCCAGGAATAGCATCAAGCGGACGACCAGAAGCATCTAATATATAGTGAATACTATTACCTGTAATTGTTCTTTCTAACTTGCGTCCATCACCAAAATCAATCGTCACCTTGGGTACAGGACGTACTGATTGCCAGTGTAAAATGAAACGGTCTTGCAATAATTTTGATATTTCTGCATTAGGATAAAGTGCCACGCGGAAAAACCGACTATTTGCACAACTCAAATCTTGATCAAGTTTACCCAACAACCGCAGAGATAAAATTGGTTTACCGCTAGCTTGTGCTGCTGCTTTGGCTTGTTCTAAGTCAGTGTACCAATAAAGACGAGAAGCGTAACAATCTCGTTGCTGACACAGTGCATCTAAAGCTATTCTCACATTGGGATTATTCAGTTGATTAGCATAAGTTTTTAAAAATACTTGCAACCCCTGATTTCCCTGTTTCCGTAGAGTCGTCACTTCTTGAGATAACTGAGATGCTTGACTTACCGGATTTTGAGCCTCAGCAGCTGGCAGAAAGCTCAAACTGATGAGCATTAACACACAGGGAGTTTTCAGAGGACTAAATTTCATATATTTTCTTCACAGCAGAAGCATTAACTAATAGATTGGAGATGCAAATTATATGCAACCCTATCTACCTGATAAGAAGTAAAAACGCCGTGAAAGTTTCACCTTACCTTTGTGTCTCTGTCTTGAAAAGTTCAGATGCCTGCGGCAAGCCGCAAAGCGTCTACGGAGGAAACCTCCGCTCCGACTTTTCGCTGTGCCTCTGTGGTAAAAATCATCCTTTAAACATTCCCCAGACAAACTTGCTCATAACGCTTACCTGCCATATCCCAAGTAAACTCAGCTTCTACCAATTGTCTACCATTGTGAGATAACTGCGATCGCATCTCTCCATCTTCAAACAGTTGACTAATAGCTGTGATATATTCTGCTGGTTGATTAGCTCGGAGTGCTGTTAACGATATATTATCACCATCAACAGCCAGTCCTTCTAAACCGCGATCGCTAGCTACCACTGGTACACCTGCTGCCATTGCTTCTAAAGTCTTATTTTTAATCCCAAAACCCGTTCTCAACGGCACTACACAGACAGTAGATTGATGTAGATAATCTACCATTGACGGCACTTTACCAGTCACAATCACACCGGGAATCTGATGAAGATTTAAAACTTCTGCTGTCGGTCTTGCACCAACAATGCTAAAAGTAGCATCAGGATAACGCTTTTGTAATTCTGGGAATACATCTAACGCAAAGAAACGCGCTGCATCAATATTGTGAGAAGCATCCATAGCCCCCACAAAGATTAAACTATGTCCACCTGGGTCTTGAGAACGACAAGGAAACAAATTTAAATCAACACCATTGGGAATAACCTTAATCTCAATATCCGGACGAAGTTTGAGAAATTCTTGGCGATCGTCTTGTGTTGTCACCACAATCTGCGAAAATTTACTACAGTAGCGCTGTTCGTAACGCTTCAAGACAAGAGAGAGGTATAGGCGATCGCGTAGAGCATTTTGAGCTGCACCCATCTCTAAATGATCCCGCATCCAGCCGTAAACTGAACTGTGA
Coding sequences within it:
- the ftsH gene encoding ATP-dependent zinc metalloprotease FtsH — encoded protein: MSVETDGNGEIKPPETRPFGGSFILWLAFLILLNLILFGQPRYPQVPYSDFVSQVEAGQVARVVISSDRIEYELKSVPTTEKSRQIFATVPLPTDTELPKILRQYNVQVSAIPANHNSWISILLSWILPPLIFIFIWGFLISRSQMGGPAALTIGKSNARIYGQGTTGVTFNDVAGVDEAKAELQEIVDFLKNAAKYTRLGAKIPKGVLLIGPPGTGKTLLAKAIAGEAGVPFFSISGSEFIELFVGIGAARVRNLFEQAKQQAPCIVFIDELDALGKSRGGTGPIIGGNDEREQTLNQLLSEMDGFDPNTGVILLAATNRPEVLDPALRRPGRFDRQILVDHPDKIGREAILKIHAKYVKLATDVDLTKLAARTPGFAGADLANLVNEAALLAARRNHEQVIMADFQEAIERLLTGLEKKSRVLSEMEKKTVAYHEVGHALIGVLMPSAGSVEKISVVPRGIGALGYTLQLPEEDRFLMTEDEIRGRIVALLGGRSAEELTFGRVSTGASDDIQKATDLAERFVTLYGMSQKLGPIAFEKIQQQFLEGFTNPRRPVSQKISEVIDWEVKEIVDGAHQIALKILITNQELLRETSEILLEKEVLEGEELRSHLHRVQKPPEMDEWLQTGLLSLPA
- a CDS encoding glycosyltransferase family 4 protein is translated as MRILMLSSTFPYPPSRGGTEIRTFNLLKYLQQNHDVTLVTQYNKGVSDDEVAELRNYVGELVIFPLPPEPQSGNMVTGLLAKTSRFIESVVKATPPNVLHRYSPQIQAFVDGCVAGKKYDVITCEHSVNEIYIRPEFRNTVNTVIDVHSSVYGWMRDHLEMGAAQNALRDRLYLSLVLKRYEQRYCSKFSQIVVTTQDDRQEFLKLRPDIEIKVIPNGVDLNLFPCRSQDPGGHSLIFVGAMDASHNIDAARFFALDVFPELQKRYPDATFSIVGARPTAEVLNLHQIPGVIVTGKVPSMVDYLHQSTVCVVPLRTGFGIKNKTLEAMAAGVPVVASDRGLEGLAVDGDNISLTALRANQPAEYITAISQLFEDGEMRSQLSHNGRQLVEAEFTWDMAGKRYEQVCLGNV